GTGGGGGTTGCGGTTGAGCAGCCGCCACGGCGCACCTCTTGCGTGAAGCGCAGCGACGAGTTCTGGGCCCGTGGCCGAAGTCGGACCGTCGATACGCGAATCAGGGGGAGGTAGCGTGATCGTCTCCAGATCCGGTATGCGTCAGGTCGCCTGGACCGGCGGTCCCGCGATCGTCGCGCCGCGGGCGCCGAGCGATCCGCCGGTCGGGCACTGTTGCCCGGCGGCGTTGCGGCTGGCTGTGGAGTGGCCTGTGCCGGGCGTCGTGGTGGTGCGCATCGGCGGCGAGGTCGACGTGGCCACGGTGCCGAGGCTGGCGGAGCTGCTGCGGCAGCGGTTGACCGCGGCGGCGCTGCAGACGGTGGTGCTGGACCTCTCGGCGGTGACCTTCGCCAGCAGCGCCGCGGTGGAGCTGCTGCTGCACGTGCAGCGGCGTGCCGAGCACCGCGGCGTGGGATTGCTGGTGGTCACCGGTGAGGTGGTGCTGCGGTTGTTGGTGATCACCGGCCTGCGAGAGCGGTTCACCTGCCGCGACAGCGCCGCCGAGGCGGTCAGCGAGGCGCGCAGCTGAGTGCGCAGCGGGTGCCCGC
This portion of the Saccharopolyspora antimicrobica genome encodes:
- a CDS encoding STAS domain-containing protein — translated: MIVSRSGMRQVAWTGGPAIVAPRAPSDPPVGHCCPAALRLAVEWPVPGVVVVRIGGEVDVATVPRLAELLRQRLTAAALQTVVLDLSAVTFASSAAVELLLHVQRRAEHRGVGLLVVTGEVVLRLLVITGLRERFTCRDSAAEAVSEARS